The Setaria viridis chromosome 6, Setaria_viridis_v4.0, whole genome shotgun sequence genome contains a region encoding:
- the LOC117862259 gene encoding mitochondrial pyruvate carrier 1, with protein sequence MATVLKSFLNSPVGPKTTHFWGPVANWGFVIAGLVDMNKPPEMISGNMTAAMCVYSGLFMRFAWMVQPRNYLLLACHASNESVQLYQFSRWARAQGYLEKKEPEAQQ encoded by the exons ATGGCGACGGTGCTCAAGTCGTTCCTGAACAGCCCCGTCGGCCCCAAGACCACCCACTTCTGGGGCCCTGTCGCCAACTGGGGCTTCGTCATCGCG GGTTTGGTTGACATGAACAAGCCTCCTGAAATGATATCCGGCAATATGACAGCAG CAATGTGTGTGTATTCTGGACTCTTTATGAGGTTTGCATGGATGGTACAACCTCGAAATTACTTGCTTCTGGCATGCCATGCTTCCAATGAAAGCGTTCAGCTTTATCAGTTTTCTCGTTGGGCTAGGGCTCAGGG GTACCTGGAGAAGAAAGAGCCAGAGGCCCAGCAGTAA
- the LOC117861382 gene encoding 5'-adenylylsulfate reductase-like 4, which translates to MSASAAAASAAALLLLPLLAAAGEGSVCPRPPAAAAVLRHAPASCTAVDASGPRRRHAGVVEGDDGALQKAIALVLHNREDFVAILFYASWCPFSKIFRTDFQKLSSFFPTIAHFSFEESHIKPRILSRYGVRAFPTLFLVNSTMRVRYHGSRTMNSLAMFYKDVTGMNPVSLDALSLERVEDTVTTIDNDKKSEMEDSLLSWARSPDRLLHQDTCLALASSFVLLRLLHFILPKLNACMKQAWRMRLYELNRLFPSLS; encoded by the exons AtgtcggcttcggcggcggcggcctccgcggcggcgctcctcctgcttcccctcctcgccgccgcgggcgaggGGTCGGTATGCCcgaggccgcccgccgccgcagcggtccTGCGCCACGCGCCCGCCTCCTGCACGGCGGTGGACGCCTCGGGGCCCCGGCGTCGCCACGCCGGCGTCGTGGAG GGTGATGATGGGGCTCTGCAAAAGGCAATTGCACTTGTGCTGCATAACAGGGAAGATTTTGTTGCTATTCTCTTTTATGCTTCGTGGTgtcctttttctaaaattttcagGACTGATTTTCAAAAGCTATCGTCCTTTTTCCCGACAATtgctcatttttcttttgaagaatCTCATATCAAACCAAG AATATTGTCAAGGTATGGAGTTCGTGCCTTCCCGACTCTTTTCCTTGTGAACTCTACAATGCGTGTTCGCTATCATGGATCTCGGACGATGAATTCCCTTGCTATGTTTTATAAAGATGTTACAG GTATGAATCCTGTGTCATTGGATGCATTATCCCTGGAGAGAGTGGAGGATACGGTAACTACAATTGATAATGACAAAAAGAGCGAAATGGAAGATTCTCTGTTATCATGGGCAAGATCACCGGACAGGTTACTTCATCAAGATACATGTCTTGCGCTGGCTAGCTCTTTTGTCCTCTTGCGGTTGCTTCATTTCATTCTTCCCAAGCTCAATGCATGCATGAAGCAAGCCTGGAGGATGCGACTTTATGAATTGAATAGGTTGTTTCCTAGCTTGTCTTGA
- the LOC117859905 gene encoding mitochondrial pyruvate carrier 1, whose product MSAAFKAFLNSPLGPKTTHFWGPVSNWGIILASVADTKKPPEMISGNMTGVLCVYSALFVRFAWMVRPRNYFLMVTHSCNECVQLYQLSRWARAQGFLGKKKEPEAQE is encoded by the exons ATGTCGGCGGCGTTCAAGGCGTTCCTGAACAGCCCGTTGGGCCCCAAGACGACGCACTTCTGGGGCCCCGTCTCCAACTGGGGCATCATCCTCGCG AGTGTGGCCGACACCAAGAAGCCTCCTGAGATGATATCCGGCAATATGACGGGAG TTCTGTGCGTGTATTCTGCCCTCTTCGTCAGGTTCGCATGGATGGTACGGCCCCGCAACTACTTCCTCATGGTAACCCACAGCTGCAACGAATGCGTCCAGCTCTACCAGCTGTCTCGCTGGGCTAGGGCTCAGGG GTTCCTtgggaagaagaaagagccgGAGGCCCAAGAGTAA